The following coding sequences are from one Streptomyces venezuelae window:
- a CDS encoding copper chaperone PCu(A)C: protein MSDTHSWRPTRRRVREGLGGALEPVAACAVALGLLTVWTGSGAAGSPARVEVADGTVFLPYGDTRESAAFFRITNSGGSDDRLTAVTSPALDDVMLSRYTPTGRGAAGMRMVDSAAVPAGDGLTMSPYGLDVMVRLREPLSLGERIPFVLTFREGGTVRAEAVVIRPSHGSEERPR, encoded by the coding sequence ATGAGCGACACACACTCCTGGCGGCCCACCCGACGCCGCGTCCGCGAGGGGCTCGGCGGCGCCCTCGAACCCGTCGCCGCGTGCGCCGTCGCGCTGGGGCTGCTCACCGTGTGGACCGGCTCCGGAGCCGCGGGCAGCCCGGCGCGCGTCGAGGTCGCCGACGGGACGGTCTTCCTGCCGTACGGCGACACGCGCGAGAGCGCCGCGTTCTTCCGGATCACCAACTCCGGCGGCTCCGACGACCGGTTGACCGCCGTGACGTCGCCCGCACTCGACGACGTGATGCTCAGCCGGTACACGCCCACGGGGCGCGGCGCCGCCGGCATGCGCATGGTGGACTCCGCCGCCGTCCCGGCCGGCGACGGCCTCACCATGTCGCCGTACGGCCTGGACGTCATGGTGCGCCTCCGCGAGCCGCTGAGCCTCGGCGAACGGATCCCTTTCGTCCTCACCTTCCGCGAGGGCGGAACCGTCCGAGCCGAAGCGGTCGTGATCCGCCCGTCCCACGGAAGCGAGGAACGGCCCCGCTGA
- a CDS encoding Rossmann-like domain-containing protein, translating into MPHTPPQTVAELTDAVLAGAHGPDPADLTVTSAFWLYNTTRLAGGDVTYHNHYLLLRVGDSFGACSFEAGELSPGFCENASGHSLDKLLRDEAAPVRTAALDAYLARVRPHRDADDAERVMLPTGTPEERAEARDAAIAGLLDIGPGARVALIGVVNPLVAAIRERGGVCLPCDLNLRTTAWGDPVSDDMTEVLARADAVVATGMTLSNGTFDLILRHCVEHGVPLIVYAQSGSAVARAFLGAGVTALNAEPFTFSQFSADATPMYRYRAALAPDGAAA; encoded by the coding sequence ATGCCGCACACCCCACCCCAGACCGTCGCCGAGCTCACCGACGCCGTCCTCGCGGGCGCCCACGGCCCCGACCCGGCCGACCTGACCGTCACCAGCGCGTTCTGGCTCTACAACACGACGCGGCTCGCCGGCGGCGACGTCACGTACCACAACCACTACCTGCTGCTCCGCGTCGGCGACTCCTTCGGCGCCTGCTCCTTCGAAGCGGGCGAACTCTCCCCGGGCTTCTGCGAGAACGCCTCGGGCCATTCCCTCGACAAGCTCCTGCGCGACGAGGCCGCGCCCGTGCGGACCGCCGCGCTCGACGCCTACCTCGCCCGGGTGCGCCCGCACCGCGACGCCGACGACGCCGAGCGCGTCATGCTCCCCACCGGCACGCCCGAGGAGCGCGCCGAGGCCCGCGACGCCGCCATCGCCGGACTCCTCGACATCGGGCCCGGCGCGCGCGTCGCCCTCATCGGCGTGGTCAACCCGCTCGTCGCGGCGATACGCGAGCGGGGCGGCGTCTGCCTGCCCTGCGACCTGAACCTGCGCACCACGGCCTGGGGCGACCCCGTCTCCGACGACATGACCGAGGTGCTCGCGCGGGCCGACGCCGTGGTCGCCACCGGCATGACCCTCAGCAACGGCACGTTCGACCTGATTCTGCGGCACTGCGTCGAACACGGCGTGCCGCTCATCGTGTACGCGCAGAGCGGCAGCGCCGTCGCCCGCGCCTTCCTGGGCGCCGGCGTCACCGCCCTGAACGCCGAACCGTTCACGTTCTCCCAGTTCAGCGCGGACGCCACCCCCATGTACCGCTACCGCGCCGCCCTCGCCCCGGACGGAGCGGCCGCGTGA
- a CDS encoding heavy metal translocating P-type ATPase, which produces MGVEAADTVVTTDLTVGGMTCAACVKRVEKRLGRLDGVTATVNLATGRARVSHPPSVTPADLVTTVEQAGYTAQLPEPPRQERGKGGQGRQGEQLAWGAGQRQQLLVTALLALPVLVLSMVPALQFRNWQWLCFALAAPVATWGAWPFHLRALRGLRHAAATMDTLVSLGVAASFGWSAYALFLGGAGEPGMTMPFTLLPSAGDGVAHVYLEAAVGVPLFVLTGRFLEARARHGTGQALRSLAGLAVKDVAVREDSGAEKVIPVARLRVGQIFVVRPGERVATDGVVVEGNSAVDLSLVTGESEPVEVGPGTGLTGGAVNAGGLLLVRATAVGADTRLARITRTVTDAQAGKANAQRLADEVAGVFVPVVLSLAATVLGFWLGAGADPQAAVTACVAVLVVACPCALGLATPTALMAATGRGAQLGVLVTGPQALEALKHVDTVVLDKTGTLTSGHMSVTAFTAAPDGIGGEAALRLAGAVEQGSEHPLGRAITAYATKSAPHEPLPAVREFAAEAGRGVRGEVDGHVVEVRSPGDGLEGPLARALAEAERAAHTPVLVLVDGRPEALVAVGDLVRPGSYRAVDRLRRLGVRPVLATGDREATARAVAGNLGIDEVHARCTPEGKASLVQELRAGGHRVAVIGDGVNDAAALAGADLGIAMGGGTDVAIGAADVTLVRGDIEAVADAVRLARRTLRTIRVNLLWAFGYNAVTVPLAAVGLLNPMVAAAAMSASSLLVVGNSLRLRTWRPARGPAPRPHRDRDRRQNRGGDR; this is translated from the coding sequence ATGGGCGTCGAAGCGGCGGACACCGTGGTGACCACCGACCTGACCGTCGGCGGCATGACCTGCGCGGCCTGCGTGAAGCGGGTCGAGAAGCGGCTCGGCAGGCTCGACGGGGTGACCGCGACGGTCAACCTCGCGACCGGCCGCGCCCGCGTGAGCCACCCGCCGTCCGTCACCCCGGCCGACCTCGTCACCACCGTCGAGCAGGCCGGGTACACGGCACAGCTGCCGGAGCCCCCACGGCAGGAGCGGGGAAAGGGGGGACAGGGGCGGCAAGGAGAACAGCTCGCGTGGGGAGCCGGGCAACGCCAACAGCTCCTGGTCACCGCGCTGCTCGCGCTCCCCGTGCTCGTCCTGTCCATGGTCCCCGCCCTCCAGTTCCGCAACTGGCAGTGGCTGTGCTTCGCCCTCGCCGCGCCGGTCGCCACCTGGGGCGCGTGGCCCTTCCACCTGCGCGCGCTGCGCGGTCTCCGGCACGCGGCGGCGACGATGGACACGTTGGTCTCGCTGGGCGTCGCGGCGTCCTTCGGCTGGTCGGCGTACGCGCTCTTCCTCGGCGGCGCGGGCGAGCCCGGCATGACGATGCCGTTCACGCTGCTGCCGTCCGCCGGTGACGGTGTCGCGCACGTCTATCTGGAGGCGGCCGTCGGTGTTCCCCTGTTCGTCCTCACCGGGCGGTTCCTGGAGGCGCGGGCCCGGCACGGCACCGGGCAGGCGCTGCGGTCGCTCGCGGGACTTGCGGTCAAGGACGTCGCCGTACGAGAGGACTCAGGGGCCGAGAAAGTCATCCCCGTCGCGCGACTGCGCGTGGGCCAGATCTTCGTCGTGCGGCCCGGTGAGCGGGTCGCGACCGACGGCGTCGTCGTCGAGGGCAACTCCGCCGTCGACCTGTCGCTGGTCACCGGGGAGAGCGAACCCGTCGAGGTCGGGCCGGGGACCGGTCTGACCGGTGGTGCCGTCAACGCGGGCGGGCTGCTCCTCGTCCGCGCCACGGCCGTCGGCGCGGACACCCGACTCGCCCGCATCACCCGCACGGTGACGGACGCCCAGGCGGGCAAGGCGAACGCGCAGCGGCTCGCTGACGAGGTGGCGGGCGTGTTCGTGCCGGTCGTGCTCTCGCTCGCCGCCACGGTGCTCGGCTTCTGGCTCGGCGCCGGAGCCGACCCGCAGGCCGCCGTCACCGCCTGCGTGGCCGTACTCGTCGTCGCCTGCCCGTGCGCCCTGGGCCTCGCCACCCCCACCGCCCTGATGGCCGCGACCGGCCGGGGCGCCCAGCTGGGGGTCCTGGTCACCGGGCCGCAGGCCCTCGAAGCGCTGAAGCACGTCGACACCGTCGTCCTCGACAAGACCGGCACCCTGACCTCCGGACACATGAGCGTCACCGCGTTCACGGCGGCACCCGACGGCATCGGCGGGGAGGCGGCGCTGCGGCTCGCCGGAGCCGTCGAGCAGGGCTCGGAACACCCGCTGGGCCGCGCGATCACCGCGTACGCGACGAAGTCCGCGCCCCACGAACCACTGCCCGCGGTCCGCGAGTTCGCCGCCGAGGCGGGGCGCGGCGTCCGGGGCGAGGTCGACGGGCACGTCGTCGAAGTCCGTTCCCCCGGAGACGGGCTGGAGGGCCCGCTCGCGCGTGCGCTGGCCGAAGCCGAGCGTGCCGCGCACACCCCGGTCCTGGTCCTGGTGGACGGCAGGCCCGAGGCGCTCGTCGCCGTCGGGGACCTGGTGCGGCCCGGCAGTTACCGCGCCGTGGACCGGCTGCGGCGCCTCGGTGTGCGCCCCGTCCTCGCCACCGGCGACCGCGAGGCCACCGCCCGCGCCGTCGCCGGGAACCTCGGCATCGACGAGGTGCACGCCCGCTGCACACCCGAGGGAAAGGCGTCCCTCGTGCAGGAGTTGCGGGCAGGCGGACACCGCGTCGCGGTCATCGGCGACGGCGTGAACGACGCCGCGGCGCTCGCGGGCGCCGACCTCGGCATCGCCATGGGCGGCGGCACCGACGTCGCGATCGGGGCCGCCGACGTGACGCTCGTCCGCGGCGACATCGAAGCCGTCGCGGACGCGGTGCGCCTGGCCCGCCGCACCCTGCGGACCATCCGCGTCAACCTCCTGTGGGCCTTCGGCTACAACGCCGTCACGGTGCCGCTCGCAGCGGTGGGCCTGCTGAACCCGATGGTCGCCGCCGCCGCGATGTCGGCGAGCTCCCTCCTCGTGGTCGGCAACAGCCTGCGCCTGCGCACCTGGCGCCCGGCCCGTGGCCCGGCCCCGCGCCCGCACCGCGACCGCGACCGCCGTCAGAACCGTGGAGGCGACCGATGA
- a CDS encoding transcriptional repressor — MTASGAEGMRRTRQRAAVLEILGGCSEFVSAQELHALLAGSGRAVGLTTVYRALRELHRGGLVDVVRDETGERLYLRRPTDEHRHYLICRDCGRSRAVDAGAVEVWADRLAETTGFAELEHTLELSGVCGPCRSAQLCTPRPDMPGASSGRSTRSPS; from the coding sequence GTGACCGCGAGCGGGGCGGAGGGAATGCGCAGAACCCGGCAGCGGGCCGCCGTGCTCGAAATCCTCGGCGGCTGCAGCGAGTTCGTCTCCGCGCAGGAACTGCACGCCCTGCTCGCCGGGTCCGGCCGGGCGGTCGGTCTCACCACCGTCTACCGCGCGCTGCGCGAACTGCACCGGGGCGGTCTCGTCGACGTCGTGCGCGACGAGACCGGCGAACGGCTCTACCTGCGGCGGCCCACCGACGAGCACCGCCACTACCTCATCTGCCGCGACTGCGGCCGGAGCCGCGCGGTGGACGCCGGGGCCGTCGAGGTGTGGGCGGACCGGCTCGCGGAGACGACGGGCTTCGCCGAGCTGGAGCACACCCTCGAACTCAGCGGGGTCTGCGGGCCCTGCCGCTCCGCTCAACTGTGCACGCCGAGACCGGACATGCCCGGCGCGAGCTCGGGGCGCAGCACGAGGTCACCGTCGTAG
- a CDS encoding MFS transporter gives MSVDATRNHVEDGGRDGDEDVLPGDLRMARTLWPVLLASAVGLLPFTVFSTYLVPIADEAGSSVAAMGGLRGLGGLAALLVGTALAPVIDRVPKEWAAAGALVALGASAALGASGDFLLLAAFCLLVGASTAVLNPALTAAAADRFGTGKAAGRAATLVTATTSMTAMLAAPVIALPALFWGWQGDLLGVTVVSLLLAAVFVARRRRADPDGEAVAHGPRLGYLASFKALAAVRGAVPVLLIGFLRTAVFMGYLSYLAAFYEERFDLDAGLFAFVWTLSGASFFVSNLLTGRLTNSAEPRFGTERMLAAGLVAALVSVVGFYFTHWLPLALAMTALHAASHAVVAACVVSLIVRRCGTTLRGSALSLNAAGQSLGVFAGAALGGAGLGLAGYPGTAVVFGALVVAALGAAVPVLRGAPKAGDV, from the coding sequence GTGAGCGTCGACGCCACCAGGAATCACGTGGAAGACGGCGGCAGAGACGGTGACGAGGACGTGCTGCCGGGCGACCTGCGCATGGCGCGCACGCTCTGGCCCGTCCTGCTCGCCTCGGCCGTCGGCCTGCTGCCCTTCACCGTCTTCAGCACATACCTCGTGCCCATCGCCGACGAGGCGGGCAGCAGCGTCGCGGCGATGGGCGGCCTGCGCGGACTCGGCGGGCTCGCCGCCCTGCTGGTCGGCACCGCGCTCGCCCCGGTCATCGACCGCGTGCCCAAGGAGTGGGCGGCCGCGGGCGCGCTCGTCGCCCTCGGCGCGTCGGCCGCGCTCGGCGCGAGCGGGGACTTCCTCCTGCTCGCCGCGTTCTGCCTGCTCGTCGGCGCGAGTACGGCCGTCCTGAACCCGGCGCTCACCGCCGCGGCCGCCGACCGCTTCGGCACCGGCAAGGCGGCCGGGCGCGCCGCGACCCTCGTCACGGCCACCACGTCCATGACCGCCATGCTCGCCGCGCCGGTCATCGCGCTGCCCGCCCTGTTCTGGGGCTGGCAGGGCGACCTGCTCGGGGTGACCGTGGTGTCGCTGCTGCTCGCCGCTGTCTTCGTGGCGCGCAGGCGGCGCGCGGACCCGGACGGCGAGGCCGTCGCGCACGGCCCGCGCCTGGGTTACCTCGCCTCGTTCAAGGCGCTGGCCGCCGTGCGCGGCGCGGTGCCGGTGCTCCTGATCGGGTTCCTGCGCACCGCGGTGTTCATGGGCTACCTGTCGTACCTCGCGGCCTTCTACGAGGAGCGGTTCGACCTCGACGCCGGGCTCTTCGCGTTCGTGTGGACGCTGAGCGGTGCGTCGTTCTTCGTCAGCAACCTGCTCACCGGCCGCCTCACCAACTCCGCCGAGCCGCGCTTCGGCACGGAGCGCATGCTCGCCGCCGGACTCGTCGCCGCGCTCGTCTCGGTCGTGGGCTTCTACTTCACGCACTGGCTGCCGCTCGCCCTCGCGATGACCGCGCTGCACGCGGCGAGCCACGCCGTCGTCGCCGCATGCGTCGTCAGCCTGATCGTGCGGCGCTGCGGGACGACGCTGCGCGGCTCGGCGCTGAGCCTCAACGCGGCGGGCCAGAGCCTCGGCGTGTTCGCCGGCGCGGCGCTCGGCGGCGCGGGCCTCGGCCTCGCGGGCTACCCCGGCACCGCCGTGGTGTTCGGCGCGCTGGTCGTGGCGGCGCTGGGGGCGGCGGTACCAGTGCTGCGCGGCGCCCCGAAGGCGGGTGACGTGTGA
- a CDS encoding kinase, which produces MFQEAATRSRPPRRGAPATGVGTAFGTFGELLQGALPEEGGDFLVTLPVARWTMATFRRGSASGEIEVRPAHKTKALQLARMIADLAPATAAGCRPGGVLTLSSVIPEGKGLASSSADLVATARAVGRALRVPMPPAGIERLLARIEPTDGVLYPAIVAYHHRSVRLRAVLGSLPAMAVVGIDEGGSVDTVDFNRIPKPFTTADRHAYAGLLERLTVAVRAHDLPEVGRVATRSALMNQTLRHKASLEPMLDICREVGGLGVAVGHSGTTSGILLDATDPAYTRRVTAAAQACEELAGGAGGVSVYRTLSFGTVPTRPALPVPSALERVP; this is translated from the coding sequence CTGTTCCAGGAGGCCGCGACCCGGTCCCGCCCGCCCCGCCGGGGCGCACCCGCGACCGGGGTCGGCACCGCCTTCGGCACCTTCGGCGAGCTGCTCCAGGGAGCGCTGCCCGAGGAGGGCGGGGACTTCCTCGTGACGCTGCCCGTCGCCCGCTGGACGATGGCCACGTTCCGGCGGGGGTCCGCGTCGGGGGAGATCGAGGTCCGGCCCGCGCACAAGACGAAGGCGCTGCAACTCGCGCGCATGATCGCCGACTTGGCACCGGCGACAGCGGCCGGGTGCCGTCCCGGCGGCGTGCTCACCCTCAGCAGCGTCATCCCGGAGGGCAAGGGTCTCGCCAGCTCCTCCGCCGACCTCGTCGCCACGGCGCGCGCGGTCGGCCGGGCCCTCCGAGTGCCCATGCCGCCTGCCGGGATCGAGCGCCTCCTGGCCCGCATCGAACCCACCGACGGCGTCCTGTACCCCGCGATCGTCGCCTACCACCACCGCAGCGTCAGGCTCCGCGCCGTCCTCGGTTCGCTGCCCGCCATGGCGGTCGTCGGCATCGACGAGGGCGGGTCGGTGGACACGGTGGACTTCAACCGCATCCCCAAACCGTTCACGACCGCCGACCGGCACGCCTACGCCGGACTGCTCGAACGGCTCACCGTCGCCGTGCGCGCCCACGACCTGCCGGAGGTGGGGCGCGTCGCCACGCGCAGCGCCCTGATGAACCAGACACTGCGCCACAAGGCGTCGCTGGAGCCGATGCTGGACATCTGCCGCGAGGTCGGCGGCCTCGGCGTGGCGGTCGGGCACAGCGGTACGACGTCGGGGATCCTGCTCGACGCCACGGACCCCGCGTACACGCGTCGCGTGACGGCGGCGGCGCAGGCGTGCGAGGAGCTGGCGGGCGGAGCGGGCGGGGTCTCGGTCTACCGGACGCTGAGCTTCGGCACGGTGCCGACGCGCCCCGCCCTTCCCGTGCCGTCCGCTCTGGAGCGGGTCCCGTGA
- a CDS encoding NAD(P)H-dependent oxidoreductase, whose product MKILWVFAHPDRRSLGGSLMTEGLRTLESLGHEHRTSDLYGMDWKAVVDADDFGDAPRDRRLFVGPEQERAYRGRTLSEDVRREQEKIAWADTLVFQFPLWWFGPPAILKGWFDRVLVQGFGFGIKGPDGRTLRYGDGGLAGKRALVVTSVGARASGFGPRGIHGQLDQVLFPLLHGTFWYTGMAALPPFVVYGADRLTDAGYADSAARLRERLRALPRTEPLPFHEENGGAYDGDLVLRPELAPGMSGLGVHS is encoded by the coding sequence ATGAAGATTCTCTGGGTATTCGCACATCCCGACCGGCGCTCGCTGGGCGGCTCGCTGATGACGGAGGGGCTGCGCACGCTGGAGTCGCTCGGGCACGAGCACCGCACGTCGGATCTGTACGGCATGGACTGGAAGGCCGTGGTGGACGCCGACGACTTCGGGGACGCGCCGCGCGACCGTCGGCTCTTCGTGGGTCCCGAGCAGGAACGCGCCTACAGGGGCCGGACGTTGAGCGAGGACGTGCGCCGTGAGCAGGAGAAGATCGCCTGGGCGGACACGCTCGTCTTCCAGTTCCCGCTCTGGTGGTTCGGTCCGCCCGCGATCCTCAAGGGCTGGTTCGACCGGGTGCTCGTGCAGGGCTTCGGCTTCGGCATCAAGGGGCCCGACGGGCGGACCCTGCGGTACGGCGACGGGGGCCTCGCGGGCAAGCGCGCCCTCGTCGTCACGTCGGTCGGCGCCCGCGCGTCCGGCTTCGGGCCGCGCGGGATCCACGGCCAGCTGGACCAGGTGCTCTTCCCTCTGCTGCACGGCACGTTCTGGTACACGGGGATGGCCGCGCTGCCGCCGTTCGTCGTGTACGGGGCCGACCGGCTCACCGACGCCGGATACGCCGACAGCGCGGCGCGGCTGCGCGAGCGGCTGCGCGCCCTCCCCCGCACGGAGCCGCTGCCCTTCCACGAGGAGAACGGCGGGGCCTACGACGGTGACCTCGTGCTGCGCCCCGAGCTCGCGCCGGGCATGTCCGGTCTCGGCGTGCACAGTTGA
- a CDS encoding M55 family metallopeptidase → MKILISADMEGATGVTWPADVLPGTPQWERCRAMFTSDVDAAVLGFFDGGADQVLVNEAHWTMRNLLLEQLDDRVEMLTGRHKSLSMVEGVQHGDIDGIAFIGYHAGAGMEGVLAHTYLANQITGVWVNGVRASEGLLNSHVVAEYGVPVVLVTGDDLACEDALGYAPGALKVAVKDHVSRYAAVCRTPARTAADIRAAAKEAASLAVRHEPVHGGPFTVEVEFDAEHLAMASTVVPGVRRTGERKVAYDSETMYEGIRTFKAVTTIASAAVEEQYG, encoded by the coding sequence ATGAAGATCCTGATCAGCGCCGACATGGAGGGCGCCACCGGCGTGACCTGGCCGGCCGACGTGCTGCCCGGCACCCCGCAGTGGGAGCGGTGCCGGGCGATGTTCACCTCGGACGTCGACGCCGCCGTGCTCGGGTTCTTCGACGGGGGCGCCGACCAGGTGCTCGTCAACGAGGCGCACTGGACCATGCGCAACCTGCTCCTCGAGCAGTTGGACGACCGGGTGGAGATGCTCACCGGACGCCACAAGTCGCTCTCCATGGTGGAGGGCGTGCAGCACGGCGACATCGACGGCATCGCGTTCATCGGCTACCACGCGGGCGCCGGGATGGAGGGCGTCCTCGCGCACACCTATCTCGCCAACCAGATCACCGGCGTGTGGGTCAACGGCGTCCGGGCCAGCGAGGGGCTGCTCAACTCGCACGTCGTCGCCGAGTACGGCGTCCCCGTCGTGCTCGTCACCGGCGACGACCTGGCCTGCGAGGACGCCCTCGGCTACGCGCCCGGGGCCCTGAAGGTCGCCGTCAAGGACCACGTCTCGCGCTACGCCGCGGTCTGCCGCACCCCGGCCCGTACCGCCGCGGACATCCGCGCCGCCGCCAAGGAGGCCGCCTCGCTGGCCGTGCGGCATGAGCCGGTGCACGGCGGTCCTTTCACCGTGGAGGTCGAGTTCGACGCCGAGCACCTCGCCATGGCGTCGACCGTCGTGCCGGGTGTGCGCCGTACGGGGGAGCGCAAGGTCGCGTACGACAGCGAGACGATGTACGAGGGGATCCGTACCTTCAAGGCGGTTACGACGATCGCCTCTGCCGCCGTGGAGGAGCAGTATGGCTAG
- a CDS encoding pyridoxal-phosphate dependent enzyme — MHAHIAEAVKKPDLISLAPDLACLRFETMKIYSALGAVRHLLDSGTVRPGDTLVDSSSGIYAQALALACHRYGMKCHIVGSTTVDRSTRVQLEILGATLEQVAPSRNLRLDQELRVRRIAEILADNPSYHWMRQYHDDIHYLGYQDVAAELDKDLPAGPLALVGGVGSGASTGALATYLREAGRDVSLVGVQPFGSVTFGSEHVADPDMIIAGIGSAIEFRNVRHELYDRVHWVNFDSAVSGAVSLLRTSGIFAGLSAGAAYLTALWERRRDDTRTYVFIAADTGHRYVESAYAHHEQALDIDTLKPHEITSLDELKHPWSTTAWPAATPS; from the coding sequence ATGCACGCACACATCGCCGAAGCGGTGAAGAAACCCGACCTCATATCCCTCGCACCGGATCTGGCCTGCCTCCGCTTCGAGACCATGAAGATCTACTCGGCCCTCGGCGCCGTACGGCACCTGCTCGACTCGGGCACCGTCCGCCCCGGCGACACCCTCGTCGACAGCTCCAGCGGCATCTACGCGCAGGCCCTCGCGCTCGCCTGCCACCGGTACGGCATGAAGTGCCACATCGTCGGCTCCACCACCGTCGACCGGTCGACGCGCGTGCAGCTGGAGATACTCGGCGCCACGCTGGAGCAGGTCGCGCCCTCCCGGAACCTGCGCCTGGACCAGGAGTTGAGGGTGCGGCGCATCGCCGAGATCCTGGCGGACAACCCCTCGTACCACTGGATGCGGCAGTACCACGACGACATCCACTACCTCGGCTACCAGGACGTCGCCGCCGAGCTGGACAAGGACCTCCCCGCCGGACCGCTCGCGCTGGTCGGCGGGGTGGGCTCGGGCGCCTCCACCGGAGCCCTCGCCACGTACCTGCGCGAGGCCGGTCGTGACGTGTCGCTCGTCGGCGTGCAGCCCTTCGGCAGCGTCACCTTCGGCTCCGAGCACGTCGCGGACCCCGACATGATCATCGCGGGGATCGGCAGCGCCATCGAGTTCCGCAACGTCCGGCACGAGCTGTACGACCGCGTGCACTGGGTGAACTTCGACAGCGCCGTGTCGGGCGCCGTCTCCCTGCTGCGCACCAGCGGCATCTTCGCCGGGCTCTCGGCCGGTGCCGCCTACCTCACCGCCCTGTGGGAACGGCGCAGGGACGACACGCGCACGTACGTCTTCATCGCGGCCGACACCGGCCACCGCTACGTGGAAAGCGCCTACGCCCACCACGAACAGGCCCTGGACATCGACACGTTGAAGCCGCACGAGATCACCTCGCTCGACGAGCTCAAGCACCCCTGGTCCACGACTGCCTGGCCCGCCGCCACCCCCTCCTGA
- a CDS encoding FecCD family ABC transporter permease translates to MLVLTCVALFLVLLASVVVAIGLGAAAVSPADTARLLWAALTGGSVDADETTTYQIIWQIRTPRVLLAALVGAGLSAVGVAIQAMVRNALADPFVLGVSSGASVGAVGVTVTGGLAALGVYAVSAGAFVGALVASFLVYAASSGKGALSPLRLVLTGVAMSLGFQAVMSVIIYFAPDSEATSMVLYWTMGGFGAANWGALPVVAGAVLLGLAVLYRYSRALDVLALGDETASSLGVSPDRHRTSLLVVVSLITGVMVAVSGAISFVGLVMPHLVRMVVGATHARVLAVAPLAGAVFMVWVDLLSRTVVAPRELPLGVITALVGVPVFIGLMRRKGYTFGGR, encoded by the coding sequence ATGCTGGTGCTGACCTGCGTCGCGCTCTTCCTCGTCCTGCTGGCCTCGGTCGTCGTGGCCATCGGCCTGGGTGCCGCCGCGGTGTCGCCCGCCGACACGGCCCGCCTCCTGTGGGCGGCCCTCACCGGTGGCAGCGTCGACGCCGACGAGACGACGACGTACCAGATCATCTGGCAGATCCGTACACCCCGCGTGCTGCTCGCCGCCCTGGTGGGCGCCGGGCTGAGCGCGGTCGGCGTGGCCATCCAGGCGATGGTGCGCAACGCGCTCGCCGACCCCTTCGTGCTCGGGGTCTCCTCGGGCGCGTCGGTCGGCGCGGTCGGCGTCACGGTCACCGGAGGGCTGGCCGCGCTCGGTGTGTACGCCGTGTCCGCGGGCGCGTTCGTCGGCGCGCTCGTCGCCTCGTTCCTCGTGTACGCCGCCTCCTCCGGCAAAGGCGCGCTGTCACCGCTGCGGCTCGTCCTGACGGGCGTGGCGATGTCCCTCGGGTTCCAGGCCGTGATGAGCGTGATCATCTACTTCGCGCCGGACAGCGAGGCGACGTCGATGGTCCTGTACTGGACGATGGGCGGCTTCGGCGCCGCGAACTGGGGCGCGCTGCCCGTCGTCGCCGGGGCCGTCCTCCTCGGCCTCGCCGTGCTGTACCGGTACAGCAGGGCGCTCGACGTCCTGGCGCTCGGCGACGAGACGGCGTCCAGCCTGGGCGTGAGCCCCGACCGGCACCGCACGTCGCTGCTCGTCGTGGTCTCCCTGATCACCGGCGTGATGGTGGCCGTCAGCGGCGCGATCAGCTTCGTCGGGCTCGTCATGCCGCACCTGGTGCGGATGGTGGTCGGCGCGACCCACGCCCGCGTGCTCGCCGTCGCCCCGCTGGCCGGGGCGGTGTTCATGGTGTGGGTGGATCTGCTGTCGCGGACCGTGGTCGCTCCGCGCGAGCTGCCGCTCGGTGTCATCACGGCGCTCGTCGGGGTGCCGGTGTTCATCGGCCTGATGCG